In the Takifugu flavidus isolate HTHZ2018 chromosome 11, ASM371156v2, whole genome shotgun sequence genome, one interval contains:
- the polr1b gene encoding DNA-directed RNA polymerase I subunit RPA2 isoform X2 translates to MDFSGKWRNLPKCPSLKNLTDGKFGVLRENQDAAVQDLTKAHIESFDQAVTDGLNRVVQSIRPLDFAVKNDTVSLSFVEATILKPTVAKGTICSQMNVYPAECRGRRCSYKGKLVADISWSINGIPKGIIKQSLGHLPIMVKSQLCNLHGLTPRELVEHHEEAEEMGGYFIVNGIEKVIRMLIMPRRNYPIAMSRPKWKSRGQGYTQYGMAMRCVKDDHTAINMTLHYLDNGTVMLNFIYQKELFFLPLGFALKALVDFSDFHIYQELVKGREDNSFYKKCVTEMLRLVMEEGCITQSKVLNFLGERFRVKMNLPEWYTNEQCAHILLDECVCIHLKTHVEKFYMLCLMTRKLFTFAKQECMEENPDSITFQEVLTPGQLYLMFLKERMAAWLVSVKLAFEKKAARLNLSWNAENVMKIFNMGADISKSFEYLLATGNLSSKSGLGMLQATGLCVVADKLNFIRYLSHFRCVHRGAAFAKMRTTSVRKLLPESWGFLCPVHTPDGEPCGLMNHMTANCEIVAQAVSTTSLPALLCSLGVTPVDGAPGQAYSDCYPVLLDGAVVGWVESELAPAVVDSLRRFKVLKEKKIPAWTEIVLVPKTGKPSLYPALLLFTTPCRLMRPVQNLSVGRQELIGTFEQLYMNVGIFEDEVTPGVTTHQELFPHSMLSVVANFIPYSDHNQSPRNMYQCQMGKQTMGFPLHTFLDRSDNKLYRLQTPQSPLVRPSMYDHYDLDNYPSGTNAIVAVISYTGYDMEDAMIVNKASWERGFAHGSIYKTEVVDLAERVKGDDSVVFGTGPGGPGVEDKLDADGLPHIGSVLRHGDPLYSYINLNTGQSVICYYRSQEACVVDNIKICSNDNGSGRFKRVCITTRVPRNPTIGDKFASRHGQKGILSRLWPAEDMPFTESGMCPDILFNPHGFPSRMTIGMLIESMAGKSGALHGLSHDATPFTFSEDNSALEYFGEMLRAGGYNYYGTERLYSGLSGEELEADIFIGVVYYQRLRHMVSDKFQVRTTGARDKVTNQPVGGRNVEGGIRFGEMERDALLAHGSSFLLHDRLFNCSDRSVAQVCVDCGSLLSPLLEKPPPYWSATRHRKTVCVLCGKSESVASVSVPYVFRYFVAELAAMNIKVKLEVK, encoded by the exons ATGGATTTTTCAGGGAAGTGGCGGAATTTGCCAAAGTGCCCGAGTTTGAAGAACCTGACGGATGGAAAGTTCGGTGTTTTGAGGGAGAACCAGGACGCGGCCGTTCAGGATCTGACCAAAGCGCACATCGAGTCGTTCGACCAGGCTGTGACTGACGGACTCAACCGCGTCGTTCAG TCCATCCGGCCGCTGGACTTTGCTGTCAAGAATGATACAGTCAGTCTTTCCTTTGTTGAAGCCACCATCCTCAAGCCGACGGTGGCCAAAGGGACCATCTGTAGTCAGATGAACGTCTATCCAGCAGAGTGTAGAGGAAGGAGATGTTCGTACAAGGGGAAGCTGGTG GCAGACATCAGCTGGTCGATCAATGGCATCCCCAAAGGTATTATCAAACAGTCCCTGGGTCATTTGCCCATCATGGTGAAGTCCCAGTTGTGTAACCTGCATGGCCTGACTCCCAGAGAGCTTGTCGAGCATCATGAAGAAGCAGAG GAAATGGGCGGTTATTTTATCGTGAATGGCATCGAGAAGGTGATTCGTATGCTGATTATGCCGAGGAGGAACTATCCTATTGCCATGTCACGACCCAAGTGGAAGAGCAGGGGGCAAGGATACACCCAGTATG GTATGGCAATGCGCTGCGTGAAGGACGACCACACGGCCATCAACATGACCCTCCATTATCTGGACAATGGCACCGTGATGCTGAACTTCATTTACCAGAAAGagcttttcttcctccctctgggCTTCGCACTTAAG GCTCTGGTGGACTTCTCAGACTTCCACATCTACCAAGAGCTGGTCAAGGGCAGAGAGGACAATTCCTTCTACAAGAAATGTGTGACTGAGATGCTCCGCCTGGTCATGGAGGAGGGCTGCATCACGCAGAGCAAAGTGCTGAACTTCCTGGGGGAGCGTTTCCGAGTGAAGATGAACCTCCCTGAGTGGTACACAAACGAGCAGTGCGCCCACATCCTGCTGGA CGAGTGCGTCTGCATCCACCTGAAGACACACGTGGAGAAGTTCTACATGCTGTGTCTGATGACCCGCAAGCTCTTCACCTTTGCAAAGCAGGAGTGCATGGAAGAAAACCCGGACAGCATCACATTCCAGGAAGTCCTCACCCCCGGTCAGCTCTACCTCATGTTTCTCAAG GAAAGAATGGCTGCGTGGCTGGTGTCGGTGAAGCTCGCCTTTGAGAAGAAGGCGGCCAGACTGAACTTGTCATGGAACGCTGAAAATGTGATGAAGATCTTCAACATGGGCGCCGACATCAGCAAATCCTTTGAATATCTGCTCGCCACCGGGAACCTGAGCTCTAAGAGTG GTCTGGGGATGCTGCAGGCCACGGGCCTTTGCGTGGTGGCCGACAAGCTCAACTTCATCCGTTACCTGTCTCACTTCCGCTGCGTGCACAGAGGGGCAGCTTTTGCCAAGATGAGGACCACTTCTGTGCGGAAGCTGCTGCCTGAGTCCTGGGGCTTCCTGTGTCCTGTCCACACTCCAGACGGAGAGCCCTGCGGACTTATGAACCACATGACAGCCAACTGTGAGATTGTGGCTCAGGCGGTGTCCACCACCTCACTGCCGGCCTTGCTCTGTTCCCTCG GTGTGACTCCAGTGGACGGGGCGCCGGGCCAGGCCTATTCAGACTGTTACCCTGTCCTCCTGGACGGGGCTGTCGTAGGCTGGGTGGAGAGTGAACTAGCCCCTGCTGTGGTGGACTCGCTCCGCAGGTTCAAG gtgctgaaggagaagaaaattCCTGCCTGGACTGAAATCGTTCTGGTCCCAAAAACAGGCAAGCCCAGCTTGTATCCAGCCCTGCTCCTCTTCACGACGCCCTGTCGTCTGATGAGGCCCGTGCAGAACCTTTCTGTCGGCAGGCAAGAGCTGATCGGAACCTTTGAGCAG CTGTACATGAACGTGGGGATCTTTGAGGATGAGGTCACGCCAGGAGTGACCACGCACCAGGAACTCTTCCCTCACAGCATGCTCAGCGTGGTGGCCAACTTCATCCCGTACTCGGACCACAACCAGAGTCCCAGGAACATGTACCAGTGTCAGATGG GGAAGCAGACGATGGGATTTCCCCTGCACACCTTCCTGGACCGTTCTGATAACAAACTGTACCGGCTCCAGACGCCTCAGAGTCCACTGGTCCGGCCCAGTATGTACGACCACTACGACCTGGACAACTACCCCAGCGGCACCAACGCCATCGTAGCCGTCATATCCTACACAGGCTACGACATGGAGGATGCCATG ATTGTGAATAAGGCATCGTGGGAGAGGGGGTTTGCCCATGGAAGCATCTACAAGACAGAGGTGGTGGACCTGGCAGAGAGAGTAAAGGGAGACGACAGCGTGGTGTTTGGGACCGGCCCGGGGGGCCCTGGGGTGGAAGACAAACTGGATGCTGATGGACTCCCTCACATCGGATCAGTACTTCGGCACGGAGACCCCCTCTACAGCTATATCAACCTCAACACTGGCCAGAGCGTCATCTGCTACTACAG GAGCCAGGAGGCCTGTGTTGTGGACAACATAAAGATATGCAGCAACGACAACGGCTCCGGACGCTTCAAACGCGTCTGCATCACCACGCGGGTGCCTCGAAACCCCACCATCGGCGACAAGTTCGCCAGCCGCCACGGTCAGAAGGGCATCCTGAGTCGGCTGTGGCCGGCGGAGGACATGCCCTTCACCGAGAGCGGCATGTGTCCCGACATCCTGTTCAACCCTCACGGCTTCCCGTCGCGCATGACCATCGGGATGTTGATCGAGAGCATGGCCGGTAAGTCTGGCGCCCTGCACGGCCTCAGCCACGACGCCACGCCCTTCACCTTCTCCGAGGACAACTCTGCGCTGGAGTACTTTGGCGAAATGCTCCGCGCTGGCGGATACAACTACTACGGCACGGAGCGGCTCTACAGCGGCCTGAGcggggaggagctggaggccgaCATCTTTATCGGAGTGGTTTACTACCAGCGGCTGCGTCACATGGTCTCCGACAAGTTCCAGGTCAGGACGACGGGAGCGCGAGACAAGGTGACCAACCAGCCGGTGGGGGGCAGGAACGTGGAGGGCGGCATTCGCTTCGGGGAGATGGAGCGAGACGCCCTGCTGGCTCACGGGTCTTCCTTCCTGCTCCACGACCGACTCTTCAACTGCTCGGACAGGTCGGTGGCTCAGGTGTGCGTGGACTGCGGCAGCCTGCTGTCGCCGCTCTTGGAGAAGCCGCCGCCCTACTGGTCAGCAACGCGCCACCGAAAGACGGTCTGTGTCCTCTGTGGCAAAAGCGAGTCGGTCGCCTCCGTGTCGGTTCCTTACGTCTTCCGCTACTTTGTGGCCGAGCTGGCTGCGATGAACATCAAGGTTAAATTAGAGGTTAAATGA
- the nanp gene encoding N-acylneuraminate-9-phosphatase isoform X1 — translation MWRRHPTAGHARHLERLEMEEKRVKAIIFDLDNTLIETRRAGEVAIQKTRELLKATLALDDPAATIICDRFKQKLLQESFDPSAGRTIEEVRVGHWEESIRDVTGHRPAPSLAPQCYSLWKKARLEVLVLSPETRSLLKQLRASYKLLLLTNGVAEVQREKVRAAGCEELFDAVVIGGEHAEQKPSPSIFTLCFHMLDADAKDCVMVGDDLDADIQGGFNAGVRATVWISSSGRRIPNGSVEPDYTIATVLDLPGVLAQLETGL, via the exons ATGTGGCGACGTCATCCAACAGCGGGACACGCACGACATTTGGAACgcctggaaatggaggaaaagcGCGTGAAGGCGATTATCTTCGACTTGGACAACACGCTCATTGAAACGCGGCGAGCAGGTGAAGTCGCCATCCAGAAG ACCAGAGAGCTCCTGAAGGCCACGCTGGCCCTGGATGACCCCGCTGCCACGATCATCTGTGACAGGTTCAAGCAGAAGCTCCTCCAGGAGAGTTTCGACCCCTCGGCTGGCAGAACCATTGAGGAGGTCCGTGTGGGTCATTGGGAGGAGAGCATCCGGGATGTGACCGGCCATCGTCCTGCACCTTCGCTGGCGCCTCAGTGTTACTCTTTGTGGAAAAAGGCCCGTTTGGAAGTCCTCGTCCTGTCTCCAGAAACGCGCAGCCTCCTGAAACAGCTGCGCGCGTCCTacaagctgctgctcctgaccaACGGCGTGGCCGAGGTCCAGAGAGAGAAGGTGAGGGCAGCGGGGTGCGAGGAGCTCTTCGACGCCGTCGTGATCGGCGGAGAACACGCCGAGCAGAAACCCTCCCCGTCCATCTTCACGTTGTGTTTCCACATGCTGGACGCGGACGCCAAGGACTGCGTCATGGTGGGAGACGACCTGGACGCCGACATCCAGGGAGGCTTCAACGCCGGAGTCCGAGCTACAGTTTGGATCAGCAGTTCTGGACGCCGCATCCCAAACGGTTCCGTTGAACCAGACTACACCATCGCCACAGTCCTGGACCTTCCAGGTGTTCTGGCACAGCTGGAAACCGGACTTTAA
- the polr1b gene encoding DNA-directed RNA polymerase I subunit RPA2 isoform X1: MDFSGKWRNLPKCPSLKNLTDGKFGVLRENQDAAVQDLTKAHIESFDQAVTDGLNRVVQSIRPLDFAVKNDTVSLSFVEATILKPTVAKGTICSQMNVYPAECRGRRCSYKGKLVADISWSINGIPKGIIKQSLGHLPIMVKSQLCNLHGLTPRELVEHHEEAEEMGGYFIVNGIEKVIRMLIMPRRNYPIAMSRPKWKSRGQGYTQYGMAMRCVKDDHTAINMTLHYLDNGTVMLNFIYQKELFFLPLGFALKALVDFSDFHIYQELVKGREDNSFYKKCVTEMLRLVMEEGCITQSKVLNFLGERFRVKMNLPEWYTNEQCAHILLDECVCIHLKTHVEKFYMLCLMTRKLFTFAKQECMEENPDSITFQEVLTPGQLYLMFLKERMAAWLVSVKLAFEKKAARLNLSWNAENVMKIFNMGADISKSFEYLLATGNLSSKSGLGMLQATGLCVVADKLNFIRYLSHFRCVHRGAAFAKMRTTSVRKLLPESWGFLCPVHTPDGEPCGLMNHMTANCEIVAQAVSTTSLPALLCSLGVTPVDGAPGQAYSDCYPVLLDGAVVGWVESELAPAVVDSLRRFKVVHGNRTLWGFFCLKFHTEHKSIQVLKEKKIPAWTEIVLVPKTGKPSLYPALLLFTTPCRLMRPVQNLSVGRQELIGTFEQLYMNVGIFEDEVTPGVTTHQELFPHSMLSVVANFIPYSDHNQSPRNMYQCQMGKQTMGFPLHTFLDRSDNKLYRLQTPQSPLVRPSMYDHYDLDNYPSGTNAIVAVISYTGYDMEDAMIVNKASWERGFAHGSIYKTEVVDLAERVKGDDSVVFGTGPGGPGVEDKLDADGLPHIGSVLRHGDPLYSYINLNTGQSVICYYRSQEACVVDNIKICSNDNGSGRFKRVCITTRVPRNPTIGDKFASRHGQKGILSRLWPAEDMPFTESGMCPDILFNPHGFPSRMTIGMLIESMAGKSGALHGLSHDATPFTFSEDNSALEYFGEMLRAGGYNYYGTERLYSGLSGEELEADIFIGVVYYQRLRHMVSDKFQVRTTGARDKVTNQPVGGRNVEGGIRFGEMERDALLAHGSSFLLHDRLFNCSDRSVAQVCVDCGSLLSPLLEKPPPYWSATRHRKTVCVLCGKSESVASVSVPYVFRYFVAELAAMNIKVKLEVK; encoded by the exons ATGGATTTTTCAGGGAAGTGGCGGAATTTGCCAAAGTGCCCGAGTTTGAAGAACCTGACGGATGGAAAGTTCGGTGTTTTGAGGGAGAACCAGGACGCGGCCGTTCAGGATCTGACCAAAGCGCACATCGAGTCGTTCGACCAGGCTGTGACTGACGGACTCAACCGCGTCGTTCAG TCCATCCGGCCGCTGGACTTTGCTGTCAAGAATGATACAGTCAGTCTTTCCTTTGTTGAAGCCACCATCCTCAAGCCGACGGTGGCCAAAGGGACCATCTGTAGTCAGATGAACGTCTATCCAGCAGAGTGTAGAGGAAGGAGATGTTCGTACAAGGGGAAGCTGGTG GCAGACATCAGCTGGTCGATCAATGGCATCCCCAAAGGTATTATCAAACAGTCCCTGGGTCATTTGCCCATCATGGTGAAGTCCCAGTTGTGTAACCTGCATGGCCTGACTCCCAGAGAGCTTGTCGAGCATCATGAAGAAGCAGAG GAAATGGGCGGTTATTTTATCGTGAATGGCATCGAGAAGGTGATTCGTATGCTGATTATGCCGAGGAGGAACTATCCTATTGCCATGTCACGACCCAAGTGGAAGAGCAGGGGGCAAGGATACACCCAGTATG GTATGGCAATGCGCTGCGTGAAGGACGACCACACGGCCATCAACATGACCCTCCATTATCTGGACAATGGCACCGTGATGCTGAACTTCATTTACCAGAAAGagcttttcttcctccctctgggCTTCGCACTTAAG GCTCTGGTGGACTTCTCAGACTTCCACATCTACCAAGAGCTGGTCAAGGGCAGAGAGGACAATTCCTTCTACAAGAAATGTGTGACTGAGATGCTCCGCCTGGTCATGGAGGAGGGCTGCATCACGCAGAGCAAAGTGCTGAACTTCCTGGGGGAGCGTTTCCGAGTGAAGATGAACCTCCCTGAGTGGTACACAAACGAGCAGTGCGCCCACATCCTGCTGGA CGAGTGCGTCTGCATCCACCTGAAGACACACGTGGAGAAGTTCTACATGCTGTGTCTGATGACCCGCAAGCTCTTCACCTTTGCAAAGCAGGAGTGCATGGAAGAAAACCCGGACAGCATCACATTCCAGGAAGTCCTCACCCCCGGTCAGCTCTACCTCATGTTTCTCAAG GAAAGAATGGCTGCGTGGCTGGTGTCGGTGAAGCTCGCCTTTGAGAAGAAGGCGGCCAGACTGAACTTGTCATGGAACGCTGAAAATGTGATGAAGATCTTCAACATGGGCGCCGACATCAGCAAATCCTTTGAATATCTGCTCGCCACCGGGAACCTGAGCTCTAAGAGTG GTCTGGGGATGCTGCAGGCCACGGGCCTTTGCGTGGTGGCCGACAAGCTCAACTTCATCCGTTACCTGTCTCACTTCCGCTGCGTGCACAGAGGGGCAGCTTTTGCCAAGATGAGGACCACTTCTGTGCGGAAGCTGCTGCCTGAGTCCTGGGGCTTCCTGTGTCCTGTCCACACTCCAGACGGAGAGCCCTGCGGACTTATGAACCACATGACAGCCAACTGTGAGATTGTGGCTCAGGCGGTGTCCACCACCTCACTGCCGGCCTTGCTCTGTTCCCTCG GTGTGACTCCAGTGGACGGGGCGCCGGGCCAGGCCTATTCAGACTGTTACCCTGTCCTCCTGGACGGGGCTGTCGTAGGCTGGGTGGAGAGTGAACTAGCCCCTGCTGTGGTGGACTCGCTCCGCAGGTTCAAGGTAGTCCACGGGAATCGCACACTTTGGGGATTCTTTTGTCTGAAATTTCACACTGAACACAAATCCATCCaggtgctgaaggagaagaaaattCCTGCCTGGACTGAAATCGTTCTGGTCCCAAAAACAGGCAAGCCCAGCTTGTATCCAGCCCTGCTCCTCTTCACGACGCCCTGTCGTCTGATGAGGCCCGTGCAGAACCTTTCTGTCGGCAGGCAAGAGCTGATCGGAACCTTTGAGCAG CTGTACATGAACGTGGGGATCTTTGAGGATGAGGTCACGCCAGGAGTGACCACGCACCAGGAACTCTTCCCTCACAGCATGCTCAGCGTGGTGGCCAACTTCATCCCGTACTCGGACCACAACCAGAGTCCCAGGAACATGTACCAGTGTCAGATGG GGAAGCAGACGATGGGATTTCCCCTGCACACCTTCCTGGACCGTTCTGATAACAAACTGTACCGGCTCCAGACGCCTCAGAGTCCACTGGTCCGGCCCAGTATGTACGACCACTACGACCTGGACAACTACCCCAGCGGCACCAACGCCATCGTAGCCGTCATATCCTACACAGGCTACGACATGGAGGATGCCATG ATTGTGAATAAGGCATCGTGGGAGAGGGGGTTTGCCCATGGAAGCATCTACAAGACAGAGGTGGTGGACCTGGCAGAGAGAGTAAAGGGAGACGACAGCGTGGTGTTTGGGACCGGCCCGGGGGGCCCTGGGGTGGAAGACAAACTGGATGCTGATGGACTCCCTCACATCGGATCAGTACTTCGGCACGGAGACCCCCTCTACAGCTATATCAACCTCAACACTGGCCAGAGCGTCATCTGCTACTACAG GAGCCAGGAGGCCTGTGTTGTGGACAACATAAAGATATGCAGCAACGACAACGGCTCCGGACGCTTCAAACGCGTCTGCATCACCACGCGGGTGCCTCGAAACCCCACCATCGGCGACAAGTTCGCCAGCCGCCACGGTCAGAAGGGCATCCTGAGTCGGCTGTGGCCGGCGGAGGACATGCCCTTCACCGAGAGCGGCATGTGTCCCGACATCCTGTTCAACCCTCACGGCTTCCCGTCGCGCATGACCATCGGGATGTTGATCGAGAGCATGGCCGGTAAGTCTGGCGCCCTGCACGGCCTCAGCCACGACGCCACGCCCTTCACCTTCTCCGAGGACAACTCTGCGCTGGAGTACTTTGGCGAAATGCTCCGCGCTGGCGGATACAACTACTACGGCACGGAGCGGCTCTACAGCGGCCTGAGcggggaggagctggaggccgaCATCTTTATCGGAGTGGTTTACTACCAGCGGCTGCGTCACATGGTCTCCGACAAGTTCCAGGTCAGGACGACGGGAGCGCGAGACAAGGTGACCAACCAGCCGGTGGGGGGCAGGAACGTGGAGGGCGGCATTCGCTTCGGGGAGATGGAGCGAGACGCCCTGCTGGCTCACGGGTCTTCCTTCCTGCTCCACGACCGACTCTTCAACTGCTCGGACAGGTCGGTGGCTCAGGTGTGCGTGGACTGCGGCAGCCTGCTGTCGCCGCTCTTGGAGAAGCCGCCGCCCTACTGGTCAGCAACGCGCCACCGAAAGACGGTCTGTGTCCTCTGTGGCAAAAGCGAGTCGGTCGCCTCCGTGTCGGTTCCTTACGTCTTCCGCTACTTTGTGGCCGAGCTGGCTGCGATGAACATCAAGGTTAAATTAGAGGTTAAATGA
- the nanp gene encoding N-acylneuraminate-9-phosphatase isoform X2: MTRELLKATLALDDPAATIICDRFKQKLLQESFDPSAGRTIEEVRVGHWEESIRDVTGHRPAPSLAPQCYSLWKKARLEVLVLSPETRSLLKQLRASYKLLLLTNGVAEVQREKVRAAGCEELFDAVVIGGEHAEQKPSPSIFTLCFHMLDADAKDCVMVGDDLDADIQGGFNAGVRATVWISSSGRRIPNGSVEPDYTIATVLDLPGVLAQLETGL, from the exons ATG ACCAGAGAGCTCCTGAAGGCCACGCTGGCCCTGGATGACCCCGCTGCCACGATCATCTGTGACAGGTTCAAGCAGAAGCTCCTCCAGGAGAGTTTCGACCCCTCGGCTGGCAGAACCATTGAGGAGGTCCGTGTGGGTCATTGGGAGGAGAGCATCCGGGATGTGACCGGCCATCGTCCTGCACCTTCGCTGGCGCCTCAGTGTTACTCTTTGTGGAAAAAGGCCCGTTTGGAAGTCCTCGTCCTGTCTCCAGAAACGCGCAGCCTCCTGAAACAGCTGCGCGCGTCCTacaagctgctgctcctgaccaACGGCGTGGCCGAGGTCCAGAGAGAGAAGGTGAGGGCAGCGGGGTGCGAGGAGCTCTTCGACGCCGTCGTGATCGGCGGAGAACACGCCGAGCAGAAACCCTCCCCGTCCATCTTCACGTTGTGTTTCCACATGCTGGACGCGGACGCCAAGGACTGCGTCATGGTGGGAGACGACCTGGACGCCGACATCCAGGGAGGCTTCAACGCCGGAGTCCGAGCTACAGTTTGGATCAGCAGTTCTGGACGCCGCATCCCAAACGGTTCCGTTGAACCAGACTACACCATCGCCACAGTCCTGGACCTTCCAGGTGTTCTGGCACAGCTGGAAACCGGACTTTAA